From Candidatus Paceibacterota bacterium, a single genomic window includes:
- a CDS encoding type II secretion system protein produces KKTPSGFTLIELWVVIAIIGIRSSVVLASLTSARSKGQAAAVQAQLSNMRAQAELYYSNNNNAYGTAANCTSGQFSASAATGGLANLVAGVTSQSGATLTCFASTTAWSAFATIAGNQYCVDSTGKSTASTTETGAMITANANLCI; encoded by the coding sequence AAAAAAACACCTTCAGGTTTTACATTGATTGAACTCTGGGTGGTCATCGCCATCATCGGTATCCGTTCATCAGTCGTTTTGGCATCTCTTACATCCGCTCGTTCAAAAGGTCAGGCAGCCGCAGTCCAGGCTCAGCTCTCAAACATGCGCGCTCAGGCAGAGTTGTACTACAGTAACAACAACAATGCCTACGGGACAGCTGCAAACTGTACATCCGGACAGTTCTCAGCATCTGCTGCAACTGGTGGTTTGGCAAACTTGGTTGCTGGTGTCACTAGCCAATCAGGCGCAACTCTTACTTGCTTCGCCTCAACAACAGCATGGTCAGCCTTTGCTACAATTGCTGGTAATCAGTACTGTGTAGACAGTACTGGTAAATCAACAGCTTCAACAAC